The following proteins are co-located in the Manihot esculenta cultivar AM560-2 chromosome 7, M.esculenta_v8, whole genome shotgun sequence genome:
- the LOC110619040 gene encoding protein NUCLEAR FUSION DEFECTIVE 4 encodes MKSFTIQVITGRWFMVFASLLIMAASGATYMFGLYSGDIKTALGYDQTTLNLLSFFKDLGANIGVLSGLINEVTPPWVVLSMGAVLNFFGYFMLWLAVTGKITGVHVWHMCLYMWIGANSQSFANTGSLVTCVKNFPESRGVVLGILKGYVGLSGAIITQLYHAFHGDDSKALILFIGWLPTAISIVFLRTIRIMKVIRQPDELKVFYHFLYVSLGLAGFLMIIIIVEKSVKFTQSEYGLSAAMVIFFLALPLAIVSIEENKIWKSKKLATDDRSPLKIIIAEKPSQDTISSTASNTQSGDKLLANSDDKSNVSCWRTAFRPPNRGEDYTILQALCSIDMLILLSATICGLGGTLTAIDNLGQIGSSLGYPKKSISTFVSLVSIWNYLGRVAAGFISEHFLTKYKFPRPLMLTLILLVSCVGYLLIAFNVPNGLYISSIIIGFCFGAQWPLIYAIISEIFGLKYYSTLYNFGAMASPIGSYLLNVRVSGYLYDREAVKQLAARGLVRQPGQDLNCVGIECFKLSFIIITAATLFGTFVSFVLVLRTRKFYKSDIYKKFREAAQAAETEMAPAGNGFGNEK; translated from the coding sequence ATGAAGAGCTTCACCATCCAAGTCATCACCGGCCGGTGGTTCATGGTTTTCGCTTCATTACTAATCATGGCTGCATCCGGTGCAACTTACATGTTCGGCCTCTACTCCGGTGATATTAAAACCGCTCTTGGATATGACCAAACCACCCTCAACCTACTCAGTTTCTTCAAAGACCTCGGTGCAAATATCGGTGTTCTTTCCGGCCTGATCAACGAGGTCACACCTCCATGGGTGGTTCTCTCAATGGGAGCAGTCTTGAACTTTTTTGGGTACTTCATGTTATGGTTAGCCGTTACTGGAAAAATCACCGGCGTCCATGTCTGGCACATGTGCTTGTATATGTGGATAGGTGCAAATTCTCAGTCATTTGCTAATACTGGTTCTCTAGTCACCTGCGTCAAAAACTTCCCAGAAAGCCGAGGTGTTGTTCTTGGAATCTTGAAAGGTTACGTTGGCCTTAGCGGCGCAATTATCACCCAATTATACCATGCCTTTCATGGTGATGATTCTAAGGCTTTGATTTTGTTCATAGGTTGGCTTCCCACTGCCATCTCTATTGTCTTCTTAAGAACCATTCGAATCATGAAGGTAATTCGCCAACCTGATGAGCTCAAAGTCTTTTACCATTTTCTCTACGTTTCTCTTGGGCTTGCTGGGTTTCTGATGATAATAATCATAGTAGAGAAAAGCGTGAAATTCACTCAGAGTGAGTATGGTCTTAGTGCAGCCATGGTTATTTTCTTTCTCGCTTTGCCTCTAGCTATTGTTTCTATAGAGGAAAACAAGATCTGGAAGAGCAAGAAACTAGCCACGGATGATCGTTCACCTTTGAAAATTATAATCGCAGAGAAGCCAAGTCAAGACACCATCTCATCAACAGCATCTAATACACAAAGTGGTGACAAACTTTTGGCCAATTCTGATGATAAGAGCAACGTTTCATGCTGGAGAACtgcttttcggccgccgaatagaGGAGAAGACTACACTATACTACAAGCTCTTTGTAGCATTGACATGTTAATCCTCTTGTCAGCTACAATCTGTGGCCTTGGAGGTACTCTAACAGCCATAGACAACTTGGGTCAGATTGGGTCTTCTTTAGGGTACCCTAAAAAAAGTATAAGCACTTTTGTTTCACTAGTCAGCATATGGAACTATCTTGGCAGAGTTGCAGCAGGTTTCATCTCTGAACATTTCTTAACCAAGTATAAATTTCCTCGCCCATTAATGCTCACTTTAATCCTTCTTGTTTCATGCGTGGGTTATCTTCTAATTGCCTTCAATGTCCCAAATGGGCTTTACATATCATCCATCATCATTGGGTTCTGCTTTGGTGCTCAGTGGCCATTGATTTACGCTATAATCTCTGAAATATTTGGGCTAAAATACTACTCTACTTTGTATAATTTTGGGGCTATGGCAAGCCCTATTGGATCATATTTGCTCAATGTGAGAGTTTCTGGGTACTTGTATGATAGAGAGGCAGTGAAGCAATTGGCAGCTCGGGGGCTTGTGAGGCAGCCTGGTCAGGACCTGAATTGTGTTGGGATTGAATGCTTCAAGCTATCCTTTATTATAATTACTGCTGCAACATTATTTGGTACGTTTGTATCTTTTGTTTTGGTGCTTAGGAcaagaaaattttataagagTGACATCTATAAGAAGTTCCGGGAGGCAGCACAGGCAGCCGAGACAGAAATGGCTCCAGCCGGAAATGGCTTTGGTAACGAAAAATGA
- the LOC110619474 gene encoding protein SEEDLING PLASTID DEVELOPMENT 1 isoform X1 codes for MSSRFLLIDLQNSCYSAHQVPLSTFTYLSTISSSFRRTRSVHRRISSSKSSTPSVIRTPEVRRPSDRYKSRNGSMSESVNSVLTSTPSTSSCSVSNSELDSFLELLPLRMKRELCKHSEMDELIEVVLDLGRKPLARFPSGDWIISEQPVKHEDLKHAISKVGDFSDDNRSGIDSSLHRISAIRNRKLQIIGLTCRVGRAMSGSAEIIRDLVEEGGSILVIGPPGVGKTTLIREIARMLADDQGKRVIIVDTSNEIGGDGDVPHAGIGHARRMQVPNVNMQHNVMIEAVENHMPQAIIIDEIGTELEALAASTIAQRGVQLVGTAHGMTIDNIIKNPSLQILVGGIESVTLGDEEARKRKVQKTILERKGPPTFTCAVEMISRTECRVHHRLDATVDAILAGKTPLFEIRQMDTRSDDSLKTAQIHGNELVEEYEAKSIGTGNGDEVESDEENENYALDHFEKPKTGGYVRRSSPVCVYTYKILEADLLQVAQVMGLEDNIDVTDDIETADAILASSSEMKHNPWIRGVAKFHHLPVFVIKSNTMAQMVKAVRTILGFESFGSTLKRPTKSSLDIEIEDDAPKRKPTLEEIDALEEVRLAIEYIVIPGGEPVELLPRCSEIIARQLELVESYQLTAENSGTELNPRLQILPLRTNKKTSLKSSKSCSTLQKETSTKPLTGSSGGTSVSRLPLLPQ; via the exons ATGAGTTCGCGTTTTCTTCTCATTGATTTACAGAATTCATGTTATTCGGCTCATCAAGTTCCACTCTCTACCTTCACTTATCTCTCCACTATCTCTTCGTCATTTCGTCGAACGCGTAGTGTGCACAGGAGGATTTCCTCGTCGAAATCCTCAACACCTTCTGTTATTCGGACCCCGGAAGTCCGGAGACCGTCTGATCGTTACAAATCACGAAATGGGTCGATGTCAGAATCAGTGAATTCTGTTTTGACTTCAACTCCTTCGACATCTTCATGCTCAGTTTCGAATTCTGAATTGGATTCGTTTCTTGAATTGTTGCCTTTGAGGATGAAGAGAGAGTTGTGCAAGCATTCAGAGATGGATGAATTGATTGAAGTGGTATTGGACCTGGGCAGGAAACCTCTAGCGAGGTTTCCATCTGGGGACTGGATTATTTCGGAGCAGCCTGTGAAGCATGAGGATTTAAAGCATGCCATATCAAAG GTCGGCGATTTTTCTGATGACAACCGATCAGGTATTGATAGTTCATTGCATCGTATAAGTGCCATTCGGAACCGTAAATTGCAAATTATTGGGCTCACCTGTCGGGTGGGTCGAGCTATGTCTGGAAGTGCTGAAATTATCCGTGACTTGGTTGAGGAGGGAGGTTCAATCTTGGTCATAGGCCCTCCAGGAGTTGGTAAAACAACCTTAATCAG AGAAATAGCCAGAATGCTTGCAGATGACCAGGGAAAACGTGTCATCATAGTAGATACATCAAATGAGATTGGGGGTGATGGAGATGTTCCTCATGCAGGCATAGGTCATGCAAGAAGGATGCAAGTTCCAAATGTTAATATGCAACATAAT GTTATGATTGAAGCAGTCGAAAATCATATGCCACAGGCCATCATAATTGATGAGATTGGAACAGAGCTTGAAGCCTTAGCTGCCAGCACTATTGCTCAGCGTGGAGTTCAGCTAGTTGGAACAGCCCATGGAATGACCATAGacaacataataaaaaatcCTTCTTTACAGATTCTTGTTGGTGGCATAGAG AGTGTAACACTTGGTGATGAGGAAGCAAGgaaaaggaaagtgcagaagacAATTCTTGAGAGGAAAGGGCCTCCAACATTTACATGTGCTGTTGAGATGATATCTAGGACAGAATGTCGTGTTCATCACAGATTAGATGCTACCGTAGATGCTATACTGGCAG GAAAAACTCCTTTATTTGAAATCCGCCAAATGGATACTAGATCTGATGATTCTTTGAAGACCGCTCAGATACATGGAAATGAACTTGTAGAAGAATATGAGGCAAAGTCCATTGGTACAGGCAATGGTGATGAAGTAGAATCtgatgaagaaaatgaaaattatgCTCTAGACCATTTCGAAAAGCCGAAAACAGGTGGATATGTGAGGAGGAGTTCTCCTGTATGTGTTTACACTTATAAG ATCCTTGAAGCTGATCTATTACAAGTGGCCCAAGTGATGGGGCTGGAAGATAATATAGATGTGACTGATGATATTGAAACAGCAGATGCAATTCTGGCATCTAGTTCAGAAATGAAGCATAACCCATGGATTCGTGGTGTGGCTAAATTCCACCATTTGCCTGTATTTGTTATCAAG TCAAATACCATGGCACAAATGGTCAAGGCAGTTCGAACAATTCTTGGATTTGAATCATTTGGTTCCACTTTGAAAAGGCCAACCAAAAGTTCCTTGGACATAGAAATTGAAGATGATGCACCAAAAAGGAAGCCGACTCTGGAAGAGATTGATGCTTTGGAG GAGGTTCGACTTGCAATCGAGTACATTGTTATCCCCGGAGGAGAGCCGGTGGAGCTTCTGCCCAGATGCTCCGAAATAATTGCTCGGCAACTAGAACTTGTGGAAAGCTATCAATTAACTGCAGAAAATTCAGGTACAGAACTTAACCCCAGATTGCAAATTCTTCCCCTGAGAACAAACAAGAAGACTTCCCTTAAATCCTCCAAGTCTTGTTCAACCTTACAAAAGGAGACAAGCACAAAGCCATTAACAGGCAGCAGTGGAGGTACTAGTGTTTCTAGGCTGCCACTTCTGCCCCAATAA
- the LOC110619474 gene encoding protein SEEDLING PLASTID DEVELOPMENT 1 isoform X2, whose product MEIMVGDFSDDNRSGIDSSLHRISAIRNRKLQIIGLTCRVGRAMSGSAEIIRDLVEEGGSILVIGPPGVGKTTLIREIARMLADDQGKRVIIVDTSNEIGGDGDVPHAGIGHARRMQVPNVNMQHNVMIEAVENHMPQAIIIDEIGTELEALAASTIAQRGVQLVGTAHGMTIDNIIKNPSLQILVGGIESVTLGDEEARKRKVQKTILERKGPPTFTCAVEMISRTECRVHHRLDATVDAILAGKTPLFEIRQMDTRSDDSLKTAQIHGNELVEEYEAKSIGTGNGDEVESDEENENYALDHFEKPKTGGYVRRSSPVCVYTYKILEADLLQVAQVMGLEDNIDVTDDIETADAILASSSEMKHNPWIRGVAKFHHLPVFVIKSNTMAQMVKAVRTILGFESFGSTLKRPTKSSLDIEIEDDAPKRKPTLEEIDALEEVRLAIEYIVIPGGEPVELLPRCSEIIARQLELVESYQLTAENSGTELNPRLQILPLRTNKKTSLKSSKSCSTLQKETSTKPLTGSSGGTSVSRLPLLPQ is encoded by the exons ATGGAAATAATG GTCGGCGATTTTTCTGATGACAACCGATCAGGTATTGATAGTTCATTGCATCGTATAAGTGCCATTCGGAACCGTAAATTGCAAATTATTGGGCTCACCTGTCGGGTGGGTCGAGCTATGTCTGGAAGTGCTGAAATTATCCGTGACTTGGTTGAGGAGGGAGGTTCAATCTTGGTCATAGGCCCTCCAGGAGTTGGTAAAACAACCTTAATCAG AGAAATAGCCAGAATGCTTGCAGATGACCAGGGAAAACGTGTCATCATAGTAGATACATCAAATGAGATTGGGGGTGATGGAGATGTTCCTCATGCAGGCATAGGTCATGCAAGAAGGATGCAAGTTCCAAATGTTAATATGCAACATAAT GTTATGATTGAAGCAGTCGAAAATCATATGCCACAGGCCATCATAATTGATGAGATTGGAACAGAGCTTGAAGCCTTAGCTGCCAGCACTATTGCTCAGCGTGGAGTTCAGCTAGTTGGAACAGCCCATGGAATGACCATAGacaacataataaaaaatcCTTCTTTACAGATTCTTGTTGGTGGCATAGAG AGTGTAACACTTGGTGATGAGGAAGCAAGgaaaaggaaagtgcagaagacAATTCTTGAGAGGAAAGGGCCTCCAACATTTACATGTGCTGTTGAGATGATATCTAGGACAGAATGTCGTGTTCATCACAGATTAGATGCTACCGTAGATGCTATACTGGCAG GAAAAACTCCTTTATTTGAAATCCGCCAAATGGATACTAGATCTGATGATTCTTTGAAGACCGCTCAGATACATGGAAATGAACTTGTAGAAGAATATGAGGCAAAGTCCATTGGTACAGGCAATGGTGATGAAGTAGAATCtgatgaagaaaatgaaaattatgCTCTAGACCATTTCGAAAAGCCGAAAACAGGTGGATATGTGAGGAGGAGTTCTCCTGTATGTGTTTACACTTATAAG ATCCTTGAAGCTGATCTATTACAAGTGGCCCAAGTGATGGGGCTGGAAGATAATATAGATGTGACTGATGATATTGAAACAGCAGATGCAATTCTGGCATCTAGTTCAGAAATGAAGCATAACCCATGGATTCGTGGTGTGGCTAAATTCCACCATTTGCCTGTATTTGTTATCAAG TCAAATACCATGGCACAAATGGTCAAGGCAGTTCGAACAATTCTTGGATTTGAATCATTTGGTTCCACTTTGAAAAGGCCAACCAAAAGTTCCTTGGACATAGAAATTGAAGATGATGCACCAAAAAGGAAGCCGACTCTGGAAGAGATTGATGCTTTGGAG GAGGTTCGACTTGCAATCGAGTACATTGTTATCCCCGGAGGAGAGCCGGTGGAGCTTCTGCCCAGATGCTCCGAAATAATTGCTCGGCAACTAGAACTTGTGGAAAGCTATCAATTAACTGCAGAAAATTCAGGTACAGAACTTAACCCCAGATTGCAAATTCTTCCCCTGAGAACAAACAAGAAGACTTCCCTTAAATCCTCCAAGTCTTGTTCAACCTTACAAAAGGAGACAAGCACAAAGCCATTAACAGGCAGCAGTGGAGGTACTAGTGTTTCTAGGCTGCCACTTCTGCCCCAATAA